A single Crateriforma conspicua DNA region contains:
- the argF gene encoding ornithine carbamoyltransferase: MRHLLTLFDLNSHELNRILSAARVLKKMHAGGQRPAVLQHRVLALIFEKPSLRTRVSFESGMAQLGGSSLFLGDDVGFGKREAPSDFTRVLGQFVDGVVCRSFSHDTAATLAKYDCVPVINGLTDLAHPCQAMADVLTIEGEFADRPLTENHLVFVGDGNNVSRSLALICAMLGMKFTLACPNGYELDQPWMSKISERYPDAKLNQTTDPIAAVSTADAIYTDVWTSMGQEAESAQRRKDFADYQVNSDLMKHAPETAIVLHCLPAVRGEEITDDVIDGPQSRVIEQAGNRMHAQKGLLAWLLNPHWVGENVPE, from the coding sequence ATGCGACACCTGCTGACCCTGTTTGATCTGAACTCGCACGAACTGAATCGCATTTTAAGTGCGGCACGTGTGCTGAAGAAAATGCACGCCGGAGGTCAACGACCTGCGGTACTTCAGCATCGCGTTCTGGCGTTGATTTTTGAAAAGCCCAGCTTGCGGACACGCGTCAGTTTTGAATCCGGCATGGCGCAGCTTGGCGGCAGCAGTTTGTTTTTGGGTGACGACGTTGGCTTTGGCAAACGCGAAGCCCCATCGGACTTCACCCGCGTGCTTGGCCAGTTCGTCGATGGCGTCGTGTGTCGTTCGTTTTCTCATGACACCGCCGCCACACTTGCGAAATACGACTGTGTGCCGGTGATCAACGGTTTGACCGATTTGGCGCACCCGTGCCAAGCGATGGCCGACGTCTTGACCATCGAAGGCGAATTTGCCGATCGCCCCCTGACCGAAAACCACTTGGTGTTCGTCGGTGATGGCAACAACGTCAGCCGGTCGCTGGCACTGATTTGTGCGATGCTGGGAATGAAGTTCACGCTGGCGTGTCCCAACGGATACGAGCTTGACCAGCCCTGGATGTCAAAGATCAGCGAACGTTACCCCGACGCAAAGCTGAACCAGACCACCGATCCGATTGCCGCGGTTTCCACCGCCGACGCGATCTACACCGATGTCTGGACCAGCATGGGCCAGGAAGCCGAATCGGCCCAACGTCGCAAGGATTTTGCGGACTATCAGGTCAATTCAGATTTGATGAAGCACGCGCCGGAAACGGCAATCGTGTTGCACTGTTTGCCGGCCGTGCGAGGCGAAGAAATTACCGACGATGTGATCGATGGTCCGCAAAGCCGCGTGATCGAACAAGCGGGCAATCGGATGCACGCGCAAAAAGGCTTGCTGGCTTGGCTGTTGAACCCGCATTGGGTCGGCGAGAACGTTCCTGAATAG
- a CDS encoding DUF58 domain-containing protein translates to MSSAVAESEPLLTPDLLARLERLELVSRKVFRGNIKGERRSRRKGQSVEFADFRNYVPGDDLRLIDWNLYARLDQLFLKLFQEEEDLHFYALVDCSGSMEFGKPSKLRVAKQLAAALGYIGLCRADRVCVSALGPPGRSAPVLRGRSNLWRMLQYLESVDGGHNVTLHDGVKDFSIRHSGSGICVLITDMMDKTGYESALRMLVGRRMDVFVMHVLSPEELDPPLRGDRRLIDIEDGDQTEITINSFVLERYRETVHAFIDGVKSFCSRRSIAYIPVATETPVDVVVTNYLRKRGVVR, encoded by the coding sequence TGGCCGAGTCCGAGCCTTTGCTGACGCCCGACTTGTTGGCCCGGTTGGAGCGTCTGGAGTTGGTGTCGCGGAAGGTTTTTCGAGGCAACATCAAAGGCGAACGACGCAGCCGGCGGAAAGGCCAGAGTGTCGAATTCGCCGACTTTCGCAATTACGTTCCCGGCGACGATTTGCGTTTGATCGATTGGAACTTGTACGCGCGACTGGATCAGCTGTTCTTGAAGCTGTTCCAAGAAGAGGAAGACCTGCACTTTTACGCGTTGGTCGATTGCAGCGGGTCGATGGAATTCGGCAAGCCGTCCAAACTGCGTGTGGCCAAACAGTTGGCCGCGGCATTGGGCTACATCGGACTGTGTCGTGCCGACCGCGTGTGTGTGTCCGCATTGGGGCCGCCCGGCCGATCGGCGCCGGTGCTACGCGGCCGATCCAATTTGTGGCGAATGTTGCAGTATCTGGAATCGGTCGACGGCGGTCACAACGTCACGTTGCATGACGGCGTGAAGGACTTTTCGATTCGGCATTCCGGTTCGGGCATTTGCGTCTTGATCACGGACATGATGGACAAGACCGGTTACGAATCGGCCCTGCGGATGCTGGTCGGACGCCGGATGGACGTCTTTGTGATGCACGTTTTGTCGCCGGAGGAATTGGACCCACCGTTGCGGGGCGACCGCCGACTGATTGATATCGAAGACGGCGATCAAACCGAGATCACCATCAATTCATTCGTCTTGGAAAGGTACCGGGAAACGGTTCACGCCTTCATCGACGGTGTGAAGTCGTTCTGCAGTCGCCGGTCGATCGCCTACATTCCGGTTGCGACCGAAACACCGGTCGACGTCGTAGTGACGAATTATCTTCGCAAGCGTGGCGTGGTGCGGTAA
- a CDS encoding vWA domain-containing protein, which yields MTWIPALQSPWLWGLLAAVPIGIVLLYFLKLRREPVEVPSTYLWMRTIEDLHVNSLLQRLRRSLLLLAQLLVVALAAIALFRPGLRGQSESLDRMVFLLDSSASMQATDLEGNTRFEAAKEMIGGQIDAMTDQDSAMLITFDDRAEVMQSFTSDRRRLRDALQRSEVSNRSTDVLSALRAADGLANPRRSSEMGDVNDVQVADAMPATLKLYSDGGFNPVTEFDLGNLTPEYHAVGTGEVDNLAIIAFSAQRNVEDPTQVQAFATIANAGTVDVSTTVSLMIGDDLVDAQALDVGASEQTGISFAFAADEATTMLLRIDRKDQLDLDNVAYAGLSPIRSVRVLVVTPGNEPLELALATEKAAKICTADVVSPDFLESESFEKRMLAGVDDLVIFDRCRPDTLPATNTFFIGALPPGEWSWRGDPQPVVLVDVDRSHPLLRFVDLFSLLIFQGRALDGPDGSAVLVEGDAGPVLTIAPRDGYQDLVLGFEVVSQDDDGATVANTNWYAERSWPVFILNVLRYLAGAAEAGGAPSHPTGQTVRLRLENAVDEVTVGRESETAKTIQPSETGFLEVVDTDQPGNYLVRGDDRVLSLFSINLFDRTESRIAAKPEIELGYRAVEAVDNTVQQRQEYWRIALLVMLGLLAVEWWYFGKRIA from the coding sequence ATGACTTGGATCCCCGCGCTGCAGTCGCCTTGGCTTTGGGGCCTGTTGGCCGCCGTGCCGATCGGCATCGTACTGCTGTATTTTCTGAAGTTGCGCCGTGAACCGGTGGAAGTCCCCAGCACTTATTTGTGGATGCGGACGATCGAAGACTTGCACGTCAACAGTCTGTTGCAGCGGCTGCGTCGCAGCTTGTTGTTATTGGCTCAACTGCTGGTCGTCGCTCTGGCCGCGATTGCCTTGTTTCGTCCGGGGCTGCGTGGGCAATCCGAATCGTTGGACCGGATGGTGTTTCTTCTGGACAGTTCGGCCAGCATGCAGGCGACTGATTTGGAGGGCAACACGCGGTTCGAAGCGGCCAAGGAAATGATCGGCGGGCAGATCGACGCGATGACCGACCAGGATTCGGCGATGCTGATCACGTTTGACGATCGTGCCGAAGTGATGCAGTCCTTCACGTCCGACCGGCGGCGGCTGCGTGACGCGTTGCAGCGATCGGAAGTCAGCAATCGCTCGACCGATGTGTTGTCCGCGTTGCGAGCGGCCGATGGTTTGGCCAATCCGCGACGCAGCAGCGAAATGGGGGACGTCAACGATGTCCAGGTCGCCGACGCGATGCCGGCAACGTTGAAGTTGTACAGTGACGGCGGATTCAATCCGGTGACGGAATTCGATCTGGGGAATCTGACGCCGGAATACCATGCGGTCGGGACCGGCGAAGTCGATAACTTGGCGATCATCGCGTTCAGTGCTCAGCGCAACGTCGAAGATCCGACTCAGGTGCAAGCGTTTGCGACGATCGCAAATGCCGGAACCGTGGATGTGTCGACCACGGTTTCGCTGATGATCGGGGACGACTTGGTTGACGCGCAAGCGTTGGATGTCGGTGCGTCGGAACAAACGGGGATATCGTTCGCGTTTGCCGCTGATGAAGCGACGACGATGCTGCTGCGGATCGATCGCAAGGACCAGTTGGACCTGGACAATGTCGCTTATGCGGGGCTGTCGCCGATCCGTTCGGTCCGCGTGTTGGTGGTCACGCCGGGAAATGAACCGTTGGAATTAGCGTTGGCGACCGAAAAGGCGGCCAAGATTTGTACGGCTGATGTCGTCAGTCCCGATTTCTTGGAATCCGAATCCTTTGAAAAACGCATGTTGGCGGGCGTTGACGACCTGGTGATCTTCGATCGCTGTCGTCCCGATACGTTGCCGGCGACCAACACGTTTTTCATCGGTGCGTTGCCGCCGGGCGAATGGTCCTGGCGTGGTGATCCGCAACCTGTGGTCTTGGTCGATGTGGATCGATCGCATCCGCTGTTGCGGTTTGTGGATTTGTTTTCGCTGCTGATCTTTCAAGGGCGTGCGTTGGACGGCCCGGATGGTTCGGCGGTTTTGGTCGAAGGGGACGCGGGACCCGTGCTGACGATCGCACCGCGTGATGGTTACCAGGATCTGGTGTTGGGATTCGAAGTGGTGTCGCAAGACGATGACGGCGCGACGGTGGCCAACACGAATTGGTATGCCGAACGATCGTGGCCCGTGTTTATTCTGAACGTGCTGCGTTATCTGGCCGGCGCGGCCGAAGCGGGCGGCGCGCCTTCACATCCGACGGGTCAAACGGTGCGATTGCGTCTGGAAAACGCGGTGGACGAAGTCACCGTGGGACGCGAATCGGAAACGGCAAAAACGATTCAACCATCGGAGACCGGTTTCTTAGAAGTCGTCGATACGGATCAACCCGGAAACTATCTGGTGCGTGGTGACGATCGCGTGTTGTCGTTGTTTTCGATCAATTTGTTCGATCGCACTGAAAGCAGGATCGCTGCCAAACCCGAAATCGAATTGGGGTACCGTGCGGTCGAAGCCGTGGACAACACGGTTCAGCAGCGTCAGGAGTATTGGCGGATCGCGTTGTTGGTCATGCTGGGCTTGTTAGCGGTTGAATGGTGGTACTTTGGCAAGCGGATCGCTTGA
- the proC gene encoding pyrroline-5-carboxylate reductase, with product MTENSNASQPLPPLCLIGGGQMGRAIVGGLIHAGTIRPDDLVVVDPSAQCRQWWSDQHPSAKCHASVQTVETMPPIVLLAVKPPIMQRVAQSAPKQWAGRLLVSVAAGITLNSMQTWFGHDRVIRVMPNTPCLVGQGASAFCAAAGATDEDQGHVKTMLEAVGIAIAVDEKQMNAVTGLSGSGPAYVFTIIEGLADGGVLAGLPRDLAMQLAVQTVLGAATMLKETGQHPGQLKDAVASPAGTTITGLNTLERRAVRAAMADAVAAAKQRGDELG from the coding sequence ATGACCGAAAATTCCAATGCCAGCCAACCGCTTCCCCCGCTGTGCCTGATCGGTGGCGGCCAGATGGGTCGCGCCATCGTCGGAGGGCTGATCCACGCGGGAACCATCCGCCCAGACGACTTGGTCGTCGTGGATCCCAGTGCCCAATGTCGCCAATGGTGGTCCGACCAGCATCCGTCGGCCAAGTGTCACGCGTCGGTCCAGACAGTGGAAACCATGCCACCAATCGTTCTGTTGGCCGTCAAACCGCCGATCATGCAACGGGTCGCCCAGTCCGCCCCCAAGCAATGGGCCGGCCGATTGCTGGTCAGCGTGGCGGCTGGGATCACTCTGAATTCAATGCAAACCTGGTTCGGTCACGATCGTGTGATCCGTGTGATGCCCAACACGCCCTGCTTGGTCGGCCAAGGCGCCAGCGCATTTTGCGCGGCGGCCGGGGCGACCGACGAAGACCAAGGACACGTCAAAACCATGCTGGAAGCGGTCGGCATCGCGATCGCCGTTGATGAAAAACAGATGAATGCCGTCACCGGTCTCAGCGGATCCGGCCCGGCATACGTCTTCACCATCATCGAAGGCTTGGCCGACGGCGGCGTCCTGGCGGGGTTGCCGCGTGACTTGGCGATGCAGTTGGCCGTGCAAACGGTTCTGGGTGCGGCAACGATGTTGAAAGAAACCGGACAGCACCCGGGACAACTGAAAGACGCCGTGGCCAGCCCGGCCGGAACCACGATCACGGGGCTGAATACGCTGGAACGCCGCGCCGTTCGGGCCGCAATGGCCGACGCCGTCGCCGCCGCCAAACAGCGCGGCGATGAACTGGGCTAA
- the rph gene encoding ribonuclease PH has translation MSMSTDYVTRPSDQIREVKIERGYLKSCPASVLYSSGDTVVLCAASVEPSVPPWLEGKGKGWVTAEYNMLPGSTSPRKRRDRSKVDGRTTEIQRLIGRSLRSIIDLNALGEQMITVDCDVLQADGGTRTASITGGFIALADAVASIIPGSTIGNGPLLDSVAAISVGVIGDELKLDLDYELDSAADVDMNVIMTGSGRFVEIQGTGEEATFDDEQLAGLIRLAKKGIGELTTMQRSVLGQ, from the coding sequence TTGTCCATGTCGACCGATTATGTCACCCGTCCATCCGATCAGATCCGCGAAGTCAAAATCGAACGCGGCTATTTGAAATCCTGTCCGGCCAGCGTGCTGTACAGCAGCGGTGATACGGTCGTGTTGTGTGCCGCGTCGGTCGAACCGTCCGTGCCACCGTGGTTGGAAGGCAAGGGCAAGGGATGGGTAACGGCCGAATACAACATGCTGCCCGGCAGCACCAGTCCGCGAAAACGTCGCGACCGCAGCAAGGTCGATGGCCGGACAACCGAGATTCAGCGATTGATCGGTCGCAGTTTGCGCTCGATCATCGATTTGAATGCGTTGGGCGAACAGATGATCACAGTCGATTGTGACGTGCTGCAGGCCGACGGCGGCACGCGGACCGCTTCGATCACCGGCGGGTTCATCGCTTTGGCCGATGCGGTGGCATCCATCATCCCCGGTTCAACGATTGGAAACGGACCGCTGTTGGACAGCGTCGCCGCGATCAGTGTGGGGGTGATCGGCGATGAACTGAAACTGGACTTGGATTACGAACTGGACAGCGCCGCCGATGTCGACATGAACGTCATCATGACCGGCAGCGGTCGGTTCGTGGAGATTCAAGGGACCGGTGAAGAAGCCACGTTTGATGACGAACAACTGGCGGGGCTGATTCGGCTGGCCAAAAAAGGCATCGGCGAATTGACGACCATGCAGCGTTCGGTGCTGGGGCAGTAA
- a CDS encoding DUF6384 family protein, which translates to MSDVRTAQAQQPAPSGRNSQAHPAENLTLEETLRVMDVARELRDRRQTAEEMFRRDEVRQKLREKLMKTARLSGDNLTEAELDTAIQQYMDRLHTYQDPAPGMNRFLAHLWVRRQQVAWTLATIAAAAGGLWFWFG; encoded by the coding sequence ATGTCAGACGTCCGAACCGCCCAGGCACAACAGCCGGCACCGTCGGGGCGCAATTCCCAGGCACATCCGGCGGAAAATTTGACGCTGGAAGAAACCTTGCGGGTCATGGATGTCGCACGCGAACTGCGTGACCGCCGGCAAACCGCCGAGGAAATGTTTCGCCGCGATGAGGTCCGCCAAAAGCTACGCGAAAAACTGATGAAAACCGCGCGGCTTTCGGGCGACAATTTGACCGAAGCGGAATTGGATACCGCGATCCAGCAATACATGGATCGGCTGCACACCTATCAAGATCCCGCGCCAGGGATGAACCGATTCTTGGCCCACCTTTGGGTCCGCCGACAGCAAGTCGCCTGGACTTTGGCCACGATCGCCGCCGCAGCCGGCGGCCTGTGGTTCTGGTTCGGTTGA
- a CDS encoding coiled-coil domain-containing protein: MTDRSQSTGDTATFSASAKAFTDSPAMPLTGPQVHQQLLTAQAGQQNRLQQARQQIQNADQRREQLEQQRDHTMVELAEYFLPELTPDAVRTTWQEIRPTINEILHRKEQAVDDLRQQLDQIALQHGHAEQTLTEWNAQHDLIEEEIESLAATIESRLAADPKFAQLSEQAARAEAALERAEDNLNEADQDAVRKLPAYEESDLFTYLKDRDFGTGQYKPRGMTRRIDRWLAKLIGYQQAKRNYDFLKSTPESMRQIIAEDRAALDTVMAELERMRDDLARELGADALKVRREQITAERNQATDTLNKLDQQSEQIQRDLNALADRHCDYYQKAIAAFRGMIERSDTRALQQRARQTVSLTDDQIIARMNGLESEIGQLDATVAGWRNQISTHQQIFEAIGRLIQRFRSAGFASGRCLFADSLDVLGSLARADDTYDVEAVWDQIRRTQSWGPSTMDRITEVATHPMTQVLLNAMASAAGAALQEHARRAGHRRNRHYPRRPW; this comes from the coding sequence TTGACCGACCGATCCCAATCCACCGGCGACACCGCCACCTTTTCTGCATCCGCCAAAGCCTTCACTGATTCGCCCGCCATGCCTTTGACCGGCCCCCAAGTCCACCAACAACTGCTGACCGCCCAGGCCGGACAACAAAACCGGTTGCAGCAAGCTCGGCAACAAATCCAAAACGCGGACCAACGGCGTGAACAACTGGAACAGCAACGCGACCACACGATGGTCGAACTGGCGGAGTACTTTTTGCCGGAACTGACCCCGGACGCGGTACGCACGACGTGGCAGGAAATTCGCCCGACGATCAACGAGATACTGCACCGCAAGGAACAGGCGGTCGATGATCTGCGACAACAACTGGACCAGATCGCATTGCAGCATGGACACGCCGAGCAAACGCTGACCGAATGGAATGCCCAACATGACTTGATCGAAGAAGAAATCGAGTCACTGGCGGCCACCATCGAATCGCGTTTGGCCGCCGACCCAAAGTTTGCACAACTGTCCGAACAGGCCGCTCGCGCCGAAGCCGCTTTGGAACGAGCCGAAGACAACCTGAACGAGGCCGATCAGGACGCCGTCCGAAAACTGCCCGCCTACGAAGAAAGCGATCTTTTCACATACCTGAAGGATCGCGACTTCGGCACCGGACAATACAAACCACGCGGCATGACGCGCCGCATCGATCGTTGGCTGGCCAAGCTGATCGGATACCAGCAAGCGAAACGAAACTATGACTTTCTAAAGTCCACGCCTGAATCAATGCGGCAAATCATTGCAGAGGATCGCGCCGCACTGGACACCGTGATGGCGGAACTGGAACGCATGCGCGACGACTTGGCCCGCGAACTGGGCGCCGATGCACTGAAGGTCCGACGTGAACAAATCACCGCCGAACGCAACCAAGCGACCGACACGTTGAACAAGCTGGATCAACAGAGCGAACAGATCCAACGCGACTTGAACGCTCTGGCGGATCGACACTGTGATTATTACCAAAAAGCGATCGCGGCCTTTCGCGGGATGATCGAACGCAGCGACACGCGGGCACTGCAGCAACGCGCCCGCCAAACGGTTTCGTTGACCGACGACCAAATCATCGCCCGAATGAACGGCTTGGAATCGGAGATCGGACAACTGGACGCAACCGTGGCCGGCTGGCGAAACCAGATTTCGACTCATCAACAAATCTTCGAAGCGATCGGACGACTGATCCAGCGTTTTCGCAGTGCGGGATTCGCCAGCGGGCGATGCCTGTTTGCCGACTCGCTGGACGTCTTGGGATCTTTGGCCCGCGCCGACGATACGTACGACGTCGAAGCGGTGTGGGACCAGATTCGGCGAACGCAAAGCTGGGGCCCGTCGACGATGGACCGCATCACCGAAGTCGCCACGCACCCGATGACCCAAGTCTTGTTGAACGCGATGGCATCTGCGGCCGGTGCCGCCCTACAAGAACACGCACGTCGCGCCGGGCATCGTCGGAACCGACATTACCCGCGACGCCCCTGGTGA
- a CDS encoding cell surface protein — translation MSQAQASAPANQTSGVDETRSMREYLDRALDTLKKFGGEDRASAPQELISLLESVRHLDEAKVLAIADVIKHMGSFNAMVRENVESIQVGNRYMEITQMFDSVREDSKRLIGQLDDGKISGTEKISNWWMKLRRGTPSDRFEKIAEVYTDVAKDTKDALGKEEQIMDAYIDFRFALKEAEVLAREILDKQVPVLEDAKNALASTQKALDEYNGTEEAEKSQLELRRDEARQKYEDEDETYQLLKDIAENLEIGYDVGETLITKLKQTHDVKERVYRRAVTFFTTNEHVFTILGTVYTSQHGLHEVTQATEAMKEGVNKGLEDIADLGRELERAALKAGYGSTIDPKSVQKLVDAISGFQVESLEMIAELRKESEESTRAIRATVEEGKKKYMETLAKHARGETGK, via the coding sequence ATGTCACAAGCCCAAGCTTCCGCACCGGCCAACCAAACGTCCGGCGTCGATGAAACGCGTTCGATGCGCGAGTATTTGGATCGTGCATTGGACACGCTCAAGAAATTCGGCGGTGAAGATCGTGCATCGGCACCCCAGGAATTGATCAGCCTGTTGGAAAGTGTGCGGCACTTGGATGAAGCCAAGGTCTTGGCGATCGCCGATGTGATCAAGCACATGGGCAGTTTCAACGCGATGGTCCGCGAGAATGTGGAGTCGATCCAGGTCGGTAACCGCTACATGGAAATCACCCAGATGTTCGATTCGGTTCGCGAAGACAGTAAGCGTCTGATCGGCCAGTTGGATGATGGCAAAATCAGCGGCACCGAAAAGATTTCCAATTGGTGGATGAAGCTGCGCCGTGGCACCCCCAGTGACCGCTTTGAGAAAATTGCGGAGGTCTACACGGATGTCGCCAAAGACACCAAAGATGCGTTGGGCAAAGAAGAACAGATCATGGATGCCTACATCGACTTTCGCTTTGCTTTGAAGGAAGCGGAAGTGTTGGCACGCGAGATTTTGGACAAGCAGGTTCCGGTGCTTGAAGACGCCAAGAATGCGTTGGCTTCGACCCAAAAGGCTTTGGACGAATACAACGGCACCGAAGAAGCCGAGAAGAGCCAACTGGAACTGCGCCGCGATGAAGCACGGCAGAAGTACGAAGACGAAGATGAAACGTATCAATTGCTGAAGGACATCGCTGAGAACCTGGAGATCGGTTACGACGTCGGCGAAACGTTGATCACCAAGCTGAAACAGACGCACGACGTCAAGGAACGCGTTTATCGTCGTGCGGTGACTTTCTTCACCACCAACGAACACGTCTTCACGATTCTGGGAACCGTTTACACCAGTCAGCATGGTTTGCACGAGGTGACTCAGGCGACCGAAGCGATGAAGGAAGGCGTCAACAAAGGTTTGGAAGACATCGCGGATCTCGGACGCGAATTGGAACGTGCGGCGTTGAAGGCCGGTTACGGCAGCACGATCGATCCGAAAAGCGTCCAAAAGCTGGTCGATGCGATCAGCGGTTTCCAAGTCGAATCGCTGGAGATGATCGCGGAATTGCGAAAGGAAAGCGAAGAAAGCACTCGAGCCATTCGCGCAACGGTCGAAGAAGGCAAGAAGAAGTATATGGAAACGTTGGCCAAGCACGCACGCGGCGAAACCGGCAAATAG
- the argB gene encoding acetylglutamate kinase codes for MDQAIAKADTLLEAMGWIRRFRGKTTVIKLGGSLLEDRTALHHILLDVIFMETVGMRPVVVHGGGKAINQALSDAGIEAKFSRGRRITDAPTLEIVKRVLAGDVNRLLTDEIERLGGRAMNLSFETTNVLFGEKLVPEDGEDLGFVGHVTRVDRQVIEGLSYTDQVPIIPSMCQGDDGAQYNVNADTAAMAVAQALGAEKLVFLSDVNGVRRDKDDPETVIHSLNVSEANRLISEGVIASGMIPKVEACLDTLGRGVGKIHIIDGKLRHSLLLEIYTTDGVGTQIVKDPKSAGQPTGSA; via the coding sequence TTGGACCAAGCGATCGCAAAAGCGGACACCCTTTTGGAAGCGATGGGATGGATCCGTCGGTTCCGCGGGAAAACGACGGTCATCAAGCTGGGCGGCAGCCTGTTGGAAGACCGTACGGCGCTGCACCACATTTTGCTGGACGTGATCTTCATGGAAACCGTCGGCATGCGTCCGGTGGTGGTGCATGGCGGCGGCAAAGCGATCAATCAAGCACTGTCCGACGCGGGGATCGAAGCCAAGTTCAGCCGAGGTCGACGGATCACCGATGCCCCGACTTTGGAAATCGTCAAACGCGTGCTGGCCGGTGACGTCAATCGTTTGTTGACCGACGAAATCGAACGGCTGGGTGGTCGCGCGATGAATCTATCGTTCGAAACGACCAACGTTTTGTTTGGTGAAAAACTGGTCCCCGAGGACGGCGAGGATCTTGGGTTTGTCGGCCATGTCACTCGGGTCGACCGTCAAGTCATCGAAGGGCTGTCGTACACCGACCAGGTGCCGATCATCCCGTCGATGTGCCAGGGCGACGATGGGGCCCAGTACAACGTCAACGCGGACACCGCGGCAATGGCCGTCGCCCAGGCCTTGGGTGCGGAAAAGCTGGTGTTCCTATCCGACGTCAACGGCGTCCGGCGCGACAAAGACGATCCGGAAACCGTGATCCATTCGTTGAATGTATCCGAAGCCAACCGGCTGATCAGCGAAGGTGTGATTGCCAGCGGCATGATTCCCAAAGTCGAAGCGTGCTTGGATACGCTGGGCCGTGGCGTCGGAAAGATCCACATCATCGACGGTAAACTGCGCCACAGTTTGTTGCTGGAAATCTACACGACCGACGGTGTGGGGACACAGATCGTGAAAGACCCAAAGTCGGCGGGCCAGCCCACCGGTTCGGCATAG
- a CDS encoding aminotransferase class III-fold pyridoxal phosphate-dependent enzyme, with amino-acid sequence MSDGQQYGGLWRLRDDQSAVIDAVCGRVSTLGLGDPVVSDAISGAHQRYLGDACSLNNEVGQPELAEELFGRLDRLVRSRPFTGSREGTEQFLQSATLCPCRDLALEAAVWDARTHSDSRFQILSLVGSEHGVTTLARTISGRPEMHEGFGPLVPGVVYVPADDVDALAQRLDETVACVVVQPADVDAGMASLSESWLETVSELCARQDVRFVVDESRLVFGGTGGPFSLDAIQVTPATDFLWSAGLFGGLPGGLWLRLGDQPADPSHAKVTLMPGTILAAKVLSATIAAWDGRRDEDADLPGRTMATALAEKVGGFEFVRDIQYLGTNLAIQSDIPGDEVVAAALQRGLILESTGGGWVRLQLPPTASESDWDELLSRMTAAMEALESETVDLG; translated from the coding sequence ATGTCCGATGGCCAACAATATGGCGGGTTGTGGCGATTGCGTGACGATCAGTCCGCGGTCATCGACGCGGTGTGCGGTCGTGTCAGTACGCTGGGCTTGGGCGATCCCGTCGTCTCTGATGCAATCAGTGGTGCGCATCAGCGGTATCTGGGCGATGCCTGTTCGTTGAACAACGAGGTCGGGCAACCGGAATTGGCGGAAGAACTGTTTGGTCGATTGGACCGATTGGTGCGATCGCGACCGTTCACCGGCAGTCGCGAGGGAACCGAACAGTTTCTGCAGTCGGCGACGTTGTGCCCGTGTCGTGATTTGGCCTTGGAGGCTGCGGTTTGGGATGCCCGAACCCATTCGGATTCTCGATTTCAAATTCTCAGTCTTGTCGGCAGCGAACATGGCGTGACCACGTTGGCGCGAACCATCAGTGGGCGACCGGAAATGCACGAAGGTTTTGGACCATTGGTGCCCGGCGTGGTGTATGTGCCGGCCGATGACGTGGATGCCTTGGCCCAACGGTTGGACGAAACGGTGGCCTGTGTGGTTGTCCAGCCGGCCGATGTGGATGCCGGCATGGCATCGCTTTCGGAATCTTGGTTGGAAACCGTCAGCGAACTTTGTGCCCGCCAGGATGTCCGTTTTGTGGTGGACGAAAGCCGTTTGGTTTTCGGCGGAACCGGTGGCCCGTTCAGCTTGGACGCGATTCAGGTCACACCTGCAACGGATTTCTTGTGGTCGGCGGGATTGTTCGGCGGTTTACCCGGCGGGCTGTGGTTGCGACTGGGCGATCAACCAGCGGATCCCTCGCACGCCAAGGTCACGTTGATGCCTGGCACAATTTTGGCGGCCAAGGTTCTGTCGGCCACCATCGCCGCTTGGGACGGGCGACGCGACGAAGATGCTGATCTGCCGGGACGCACGATGGCCACCGCGTTGGCCGAAAAAGTGGGCGGCTTTGAATTTGTACGCGATATCCAGTATCTGGGGACGAATTTGGCCATCCAGTCGGATATCCCCGGCGACGAAGTGGTCGCGGCCGCGTTGCAACGCGGACTGATTTTGGAATCAACCGGCGGTGGTTGGGTGCGGCTGCAATTGCCACCGACCGCGTCGGAAAGTGATTGGGATGAATTGTTGTCACGGATGACGGCGGCAATGGAAGCGTTGGAAAGTGAAACCGTCGACCTTGGTTGA